From one Trifolium pratense cultivar HEN17-A07 linkage group LG1, ARS_RC_1.1, whole genome shotgun sequence genomic stretch:
- the LOC123899145 gene encoding alkane hydroxylase MAH1-like, whose translation MFEYITLFVAIFFMIFYNIWKRDKNNVIITNWPIIGMLPSVLHNQSNIHDYATFILKHYGGTFVFKGPWFTNIANFILTSDPMNVHHITSKNFTNYGKGSDFHEIFEVFGLGIFNLDTNEWKQERTLLQSLLKRNSFKIFLEQNIQKKLENCLLPFLDYASKGEQILDLQDILERFTFDIAFTSLFGFDSNILPNNLNELEDIAYVKAISVLEDMILLRHLIPNCIWKLQKWLKIGQEKKGMVAQEKLYEFLNNRIAYYKGDEEKRRLRSSEDVDESNSCLLKELMNEGILEKGEMVETYIRDTAINLLLAGNGSVSSSLNWFFWLVLTHPIEEAKIIQEIKDNCLTQEEKLIANLSVEELDKLVYLHGAICEALRLYPPIAFEHKCAIKYDILPSGNHVSPNTKLIYSLYAMGRMEQIWGDDCLEFKPERWISDREQIKHVPSYKFIAFNAGPRKCIGKDMSFVQMKMVAVALLLKFKIQVVEGHSITPRDSIVIRMKHGFKVKVSKRCV comes from the coding sequence ATGTTTGAGTATATTACATTATTTGTAGCCATTTTTTTCATGATATTCTACAATATTTGGAAACGCGACAAAAATAATGTAATTATAACAAATTGGCCAATAATTGGCATGCTACCATCAGTATTGCATAATCAATCCAATATTCATGATTATGCAACCTTTATTTTGAAACATTATGGTGGCACTTTTGTGTTCAAAGGACCTTGGTTCACAAACATTGCCAACTTTATCCTCACTAGTGATCCCATGAATGTGCACCACATCACTAGCAAGAATTTCACCAACTATGGGAAAGGGTCTGATTTCCATGAGATTTTTGAAGTTTTTGGTCTTGGTATTTTCAATTTGGATACCAATGAGTGGAAACAAGAGAGGACACTACTTCAATCATTGCTCAAAAGGAATAGTTTCAAGATATTCCTTGAACAAAACATTCAAAAGAAGCTAGAGAATTGCCTATTACCATTTCTTGATTATGCATCCAAAGGTGAACAAATACTTGATCTACAAGATATTCTTGAGAGGTTCACTTTCGATATTGCATTCACTTCTTTATTTGGATTTGATTCTAATATCCTTCCTAACAATCTCAATGAGCTCGAAGATATTGCTTATGTAAAAGCTATTTCTGTGCTTGAGGATATGATATTGTTGAGGCATCTCATTCCAAATTGTATTTGGAAGTTACAAAAATGGCTAAAAATTGGTCAAGAGAAGAAAGGAATGGTAGCTCAAGAAAAGCTTTATGAATTCTTGAACAACCGTATAGCTTATTATAAAGGCGATGAAGAGAAAAGAAGATTGAGAAGCAGTGAAGATGTGGATGAATCAAATTCTTGCTTGCTAAAAGAACTAATGAATGAAGGAATATTGGAAAAAGGGGAAATGGTTGAGACATACATTAGAGACACTGCAATCAATCTTTTGCTCGCAGGAAACGGATCAGTTAGTTCAAGTCTCAATTGGTTCTTTTGGCTTGTTTTGACTCATCCTATTGAAGAAGCTAAAATTATTCAAGAGATCAAAGATAATTGTTTAACACAAGAGGAGAAATTGATCGCAAATTTAAGTGTAGAAGAGCTTGATAAGCTAGTTTACCTTCATGGAGCTATTTGTGAAGCCTTAAGGCTTTATCCTCCTATAGCATTTGAACACAAGTGTGCAATTAAATATGATATACTACCTAGCGGAAATCATGTTAGTCCAAATACAAAGTTAATATATTCTTTGTATGCAATGGGAAGGATGGAACAAATATGGGGTGACGATTGTTTGGAATTTAAGCCAGAAAGATGGATATCAGACAGAGAACAAATTAAGCATGTACCATCTTACAAGTTCATAGCATTTAATGCAGGTCCTAGAAAGTGTATAGGGAAAGATATGAGCTTTGTTCAAATGAAAATGGTTGCAGTTGCATTGTTATTGAAGTTCAAGATACAAGTGGTGGAAGGTCACTCTATAACTCCAAGGGATTCTATTGTTATTCGTATgaaacatggatttaaggtcaAAGTCAGTAAAAGATGCGTTTGA